The following coding sequences are from one Microbulbifer sp. TB1203 window:
- a CDS encoding glycoside hydrolase family 43 protein: MKKKLLTLLACCLGITACTGDDDIGGYLFVTFRGEATPMTEQVYFMTSENGQDWKALNDAEPVLTSGVGEKGVRDPYIIRSNDNRKFYLVATDLSINLNPDWGRAQTAASQSIVIWESEDLVNWSEPRLVKVAPDNAGNTWAPEVVYDEGNETYMVFWASKTADDNYSKQRIWAVRTKDFETFSEPFVYIEKPTTVIDTTIVKEGDTYYRFTKDEKYKAITMERSEQLMTGWEDIEGFTLKSLQGYEGPTSFVIEQPHDDKPAKWTLLLDYYSQGKGYQAFVTDDLSSGEFEEGEPMNFPFDPVRHGSVLTLTTEEFSRLQEADKNDAFTVGGEEL; this comes from the coding sequence ATGAAAAAAAAACTTCTCACCCTGTTAGCCTGTTGCCTTGGCATTACCGCGTGCACTGGCGATGATGATATTGGCGGCTACCTCTTCGTCACCTTCCGTGGTGAAGCCACCCCGATGACCGAACAGGTCTACTTCATGACCAGCGAAAACGGCCAGGACTGGAAAGCGCTGAACGACGCGGAGCCAGTACTGACCAGCGGCGTTGGTGAGAAAGGCGTTCGCGACCCCTACATTATCCGCTCGAATGACAATAGAAAGTTCTATCTGGTCGCTACCGACCTTTCAATCAACTTGAACCCTGATTGGGGGCGGGCCCAAACCGCCGCCAGTCAGTCCATCGTTATCTGGGAGTCTGAAGATCTGGTGAACTGGTCCGAGCCGCGTCTGGTTAAGGTGGCGCCGGATAACGCCGGCAACACCTGGGCCCCTGAAGTCGTCTATGACGAGGGAAACGAGACGTATATGGTGTTCTGGGCCTCCAAGACCGCGGATGACAACTATTCAAAGCAACGCATCTGGGCGGTTCGCACCAAGGATTTCGAGACGTTTAGCGAACCCTTTGTCTATATCGAAAAGCCGACCACCGTCATAGACACGACCATCGTCAAAGAAGGTGACACCTACTACCGGTTTACCAAAGACGAAAAGTATAAGGCCATTACGATGGAACGCAGCGAGCAACTGATGACCGGCTGGGAAGACATCGAGGGTTTCACGCTCAAGTCACTGCAGGGTTACGAAGGCCCCACCAGCTTTGTCATTGAACAACCCCATGATGACAAGCCCGCCAAATGGACCCTGCTGCTCGACTACTACAGCCAGGGCAAGGGCTACCAGGCGTTTGTCACCGACGACTTAAGCAGTGGCGAGTTCGAAGAAGGAGAGCCCATGAACTTTCCCTTTGACCCCGTACGCCACGGATCTGTGCTGACCCTCACCACCGAGGAATTTAGCCGACTCCAAGAGGCGGACAAGAACGACGCCTTCACGGTAGGCGGCGAAGAACTGTAA
- a CDS encoding glycoside hydrolase family 2 TIM barrel-domain containing protein: protein MRIENSFIGTLVMRFALWPLLAVLASIPALEAQAIDSNSPNARMSLNGTWQLALAPTEQDAEELAGFHEPSFDATAFAPVPVPSNWAVLGYEEPVYRGFHGDKASEGFYVRDFTPPAAWKASRVLLHFGGVWSSAEVWLNGKRLGRHDSGYTSFAFEVTEALKAGEKNRLAVRVRQATREYTHDVYDDWTLGGIFRDVSLEAMPRERWLDRVIARTEFDDSFRDADLNLRIMVGDTHRRSRPGNVASPGEPYDLRIALLSKEGVEVARHQMMIPAHTSTSREIPLSLRVNTPRQWTAETPYLYTLRVELLEKGVIAHSRSEGIGFRQISTEGGVFRINGQVVKLRGVNRHDQHPDVGRATTREHWEQDIALMKAANINYIRLAHYPPARGFVELCDEMGMYLGNEVSLGGGGRLYDPSMAGAVLLRSYETVMRDINSPSIVYWSIGNENPLTDLLLASARTVKGLDPTRPILLPWRAEEWLPPEIDILAPHYWQPQEYDQLAGRSARPVITTEYTHAYGTHGFGGLEARWKALTRHPAGAGAAIWVWADQAIRMPTAKKGELGDEYLRLTTDGWDGLVDADRNPSRDYWEAKAVYAQVYPEVDEIRFVPGQKSARIPIRNDYDFTDLKAVKVAWSIFEDDRELAAGTSELAGQPHATSPFELPLEAVQSIRPGKAYYAWLVFADANGAEITRESVELVPNVTAGDRHPASYPISVTRGETVAISAGPSRYEFDPKTGHLVSASSNGKRLITDLRPVIWRELDTSEVFVIGEAAAREAADLNQYEPVATAWELRETEDGVAISTEVDYVVDARNRFAATYRYSVARDGNLRLQYEILPDVVVPAVPVVGMAIESVPELNQLRWFGLGPHDAYPNKRSAPILGVWDGGSAGSEAVGTKAMRWLERTGSPGGFRVTGVGYFERGLDDPHSVRILSGVLGRPEKRREADESVPPLRTGTGEPFVGELTLSLR from the coding sequence ATGAGAATTGAGAATAGCTTCATCGGCACCCTTGTCATGCGTTTCGCGCTGTGGCCGCTCCTGGCGGTGCTGGCCTCTATCCCAGCACTGGAGGCGCAAGCGATCGATTCGAATTCCCCGAACGCACGCATGTCCCTGAACGGGACCTGGCAGCTCGCGCTCGCTCCCACGGAGCAGGATGCGGAAGAACTGGCGGGTTTCCATGAACCCTCGTTTGACGCGACAGCGTTCGCCCCGGTGCCGGTTCCTTCCAATTGGGCTGTGCTCGGGTATGAAGAGCCGGTCTATCGAGGCTTTCACGGCGACAAGGCCAGCGAGGGCTTTTATGTTCGGGATTTCACGCCGCCGGCCGCGTGGAAGGCGTCACGGGTGCTGCTGCATTTCGGGGGAGTCTGGTCGTCGGCCGAGGTATGGTTGAACGGCAAGCGGCTCGGTCGCCACGACAGCGGCTACACGAGCTTCGCGTTCGAAGTGACCGAGGCCCTGAAGGCCGGTGAAAAGAACCGGTTGGCTGTCCGGGTACGACAGGCTACTCGCGAATACACGCACGACGTCTACGACGACTGGACCTTGGGCGGCATCTTTCGCGACGTCTCACTGGAGGCGATGCCACGTGAACGTTGGCTCGATCGCGTGATTGCCCGGACCGAGTTCGATGATTCCTTCAGGGATGCCGATCTGAACCTGAGGATAATGGTCGGCGATACGCATCGGCGCTCCCGGCCGGGCAATGTCGCTAGCCCCGGCGAGCCCTACGACTTGCGAATCGCACTTTTGTCGAAGGAGGGCGTCGAGGTCGCGCGGCATCAAATGATGATTCCCGCCCACACGTCTACCAGCCGCGAAATCCCGCTGAGCCTGCGTGTGAACACCCCCCGCCAGTGGACCGCCGAAACGCCATACCTGTACACACTCCGCGTAGAGCTTCTGGAGAAGGGCGTCATCGCGCACAGTCGCTCGGAGGGGATCGGCTTTCGGCAGATTTCGACGGAGGGTGGCGTGTTTCGCATCAACGGCCAGGTGGTCAAGCTACGGGGCGTCAACCGCCATGACCAGCATCCGGACGTGGGACGCGCCACCACCCGCGAGCACTGGGAGCAGGACATCGCTTTGATGAAGGCGGCGAATATCAATTATATCCGCCTGGCCCACTACCCGCCCGCCAGGGGGTTCGTAGAGCTATGCGATGAGATGGGAATGTATCTGGGCAACGAAGTCTCATTAGGCGGCGGAGGCAGGCTGTACGATCCGTCCATGGCGGGTGCCGTCCTGCTGCGTTCCTACGAAACGGTCATGAGGGACATCAATAGCCCGTCGATCGTGTATTGGTCGATTGGGAACGAAAATCCGCTAACCGACCTTCTGCTCGCGTCCGCGCGCACAGTGAAGGGCCTCGACCCGACGCGGCCGATCCTCCTGCCCTGGCGGGCGGAGGAGTGGCTGCCTCCGGAGATCGACATTCTCGCTCCACACTATTGGCAACCCCAGGAGTACGATCAGCTGGCTGGCCGCTCTGCGCGGCCGGTGATCACGACCGAATATACGCACGCCTACGGCACGCACGGCTTCGGCGGATTGGAGGCGCGGTGGAAGGCGTTGACCCGGCACCCGGCGGGAGCTGGCGCCGCCATCTGGGTTTGGGCCGATCAAGCGATCAGGATGCCGACGGCCAAAAAGGGCGAGTTGGGTGACGAGTATCTGCGGCTCACGACGGACGGGTGGGACGGTCTCGTGGATGCCGACCGGAACCCGAGCCGCGACTACTGGGAGGCGAAAGCGGTCTACGCCCAGGTTTATCCCGAGGTCGACGAGATCCGCTTCGTGCCCGGCCAGAAGTCGGCGCGGATTCCGATTCGCAACGACTACGATTTCACCGACCTCAAAGCCGTAAAGGTCGCTTGGTCGATCTTCGAGGATGACCGCGAGCTCGCTGCCGGAACCAGCGAGTTGGCGGGACAGCCTCATGCGACATCGCCGTTCGAGCTGCCGCTCGAAGCGGTGCAGTCGATCCGGCCCGGGAAGGCGTACTACGCGTGGCTCGTTTTCGCGGACGCCAACGGGGCCGAGATCACCCGCGAGAGCGTCGAGTTGGTCCCCAATGTTACGGCTGGCGATCGGCACCCTGCGTCGTATCCAATCTCGGTCACGCGCGGCGAAACTGTCGCGATCAGTGCCGGGCCGAGTCGTTACGAGTTCGACCCGAAGACAGGACACCTGGTCTCCGCCAGCTCGAACGGTAAGCGCTTGATCACGGACCTGCGTCCGGTCATTTGGCGTGAGCTCGATACGAGCGAGGTCTTCGTCATAGGCGAAGCCGCGGCCAGGGAGGCCGCCGACCTCAATCAATACGAGCCGGTTGCGACGGCATGGGAACTGCGGGAAACGGAGGACGGCGTCGCGATCAGCACCGAAGTCGACTATGTGGTGGATGCCAGGAATCGCTTTGCCGCGACCTACCGGTACTCGGTGGCACGGGATGGGAATCTTCGTTTGCAGTACGAGATTCTGCCGGACGTGGTGGTCCCCGCTGTGCCGGTGGTGGGTATGGCCATTGAGTCCGTGCCCGAGCTGAATCAGCTCCGGTGGTTCGGATTGGGCCCGCACGACGCCTATCCAAACAAGAGGTCGGCCCCGATTCTCGGCGTCTGGGATGGCGGAAGTGCCGGTTCGGAAGCCGTCGGCACCAAGGCTATGAGATGGCTGGAGCGTACCGGTTCGCCAGGGGGATTTCGCGTGACTGGCGTCGGGTATTTCGAACGCGGCCTGGACGATCCCCACAGCGTGCGGATATTGTCCGGTGTGCTCGGTCGGCCGGAGAAGCGCCGCGAAGCGGACGAATCCGTCCCGCCGTTGAGAACCGGGACGGGCGAGCCTTTCGTTGGTGAACTGACTCTTTCACTGCGATGA
- a CDS encoding family 43 glycosylhydrolase — MKIIYRRGLWDARGPRGFRSAILILLAATGLLSSGCADSPSPRKEETPYSAYLFTYFLGNDPGEEAIRYALSWDGYHYRTLNGNKPIIDSKRISSSGGVRDPHILRGADGSFYMTVTDLMTVPGQGWFNYAMVMMKSDDLIHWTSSIVNIPQTFPEEFGDVDRVWAPQTIYDPESERYMLYWSMRSGDGPDIIYYAFANDDFTGLATVPKQLYFSPTNDATIDGDIVFHDGKYHLFFKTEGSTKGIKKAVSDRLTEGYVLQDRHLNQTDKAVDGSTVFKLIGSDKYILMYDVYMDGKYQFTESDDLANFSVIDGDISMDFHPRHGSVLPITSAEAEALQKQWGPVEAAVISSESPDVKKGNLTIDAAEGSLYLPVKPGTDLSRLDPKFKLATGFSLSPEGPRDFSAGAVSYTLSRGGLADKTYKVTAEIDGNPVLDGYYADPEIIYSERDKKYYLYPTSDGFYRWSGTYFETFSSSDLIHWQNEGTILDLKADVSWADRNAWAPAGIEKVVDGRDGEDKKYKYFYYFTAAQKIGVAVADDPTGPFTDSGRPLIDFKPDGVTGGQEIDPDVFLDPVSGKSYLYWGNGYLAVAELNDDMVSIARDSIQVLTPDDTFREGAEVFYRNGTYYFLWSENDTRSEDYRVRYAMADSPTGPLRIPENNLVIAKKPELGIYGTGHNSVVKVPGEDRWHIVYHRFNRPKGLSMGESAGYHREVCIDTLEFNDDGTIKPVIPTLQGLAGGSTPADDKG; from the coding sequence ATGAAAATAATATATAGACGAGGCCTTTGGGATGCCCGCGGACCGCGAGGATTCCGTTCCGCAATCCTTATCCTGCTGGCCGCGACCGGCCTGCTCTCCAGCGGCTGCGCCGATAGCCCCAGCCCCCGGAAGGAAGAAACTCCTTATTCGGCCTACCTGTTCACCTATTTCCTCGGCAACGACCCCGGTGAGGAGGCCATCCGCTACGCCCTGAGCTGGGACGGCTATCACTACCGGACACTCAATGGCAACAAGCCCATTATCGACTCGAAGCGCATCAGTTCCTCCGGCGGCGTACGGGATCCGCATATCCTTAGGGGCGCCGACGGCAGCTTCTATATGACGGTCACGGACCTGATGACGGTACCCGGGCAAGGCTGGTTCAACTACGCCATGGTAATGATGAAGTCCGATGACCTGATCCACTGGACGTCCAGCATCGTCAATATCCCGCAGACCTTCCCCGAGGAATTCGGGGATGTGGACCGGGTCTGGGCACCACAGACCATCTACGACCCGGAAAGCGAACGCTACATGCTCTACTGGTCCATGCGCTCCGGCGACGGCCCCGACATCATTTACTACGCCTTCGCCAACGACGATTTTACCGGCCTCGCCACCGTTCCCAAGCAGCTCTATTTCAGCCCCACCAACGATGCCACTATCGACGGGGACATAGTGTTCCACGACGGCAAATACCATCTGTTTTTCAAGACCGAGGGCTCCACCAAAGGCATCAAGAAGGCGGTGTCGGACAGGCTGACGGAGGGGTATGTACTGCAAGACAGGCACCTGAACCAGACCGATAAAGCCGTGGATGGCTCCACGGTCTTCAAACTGATCGGATCGGACAAATATATCCTCATGTACGACGTGTACATGGACGGAAAATATCAGTTTACCGAAAGCGATGACCTGGCGAATTTCTCCGTGATCGACGGCGACATCTCCATGGATTTCCACCCGCGACACGGATCGGTGCTCCCGATCACCAGCGCTGAAGCCGAAGCCCTGCAAAAACAATGGGGGCCGGTGGAAGCCGCGGTTATTTCTTCGGAGTCACCCGATGTCAAGAAAGGCAACCTGACGATCGATGCGGCAGAGGGCAGCCTCTACCTTCCCGTCAAACCCGGTACAGACCTGAGCCGGCTGGACCCGAAATTCAAGCTGGCGACCGGGTTTTCCCTTAGCCCGGAAGGCCCCCGGGATTTCTCCGCCGGGGCCGTGAGTTACACCCTTTCCCGGGGCGGGCTGGCCGACAAAACCTATAAAGTGACCGCCGAAATCGACGGCAATCCGGTTTTGGACGGGTATTATGCCGACCCGGAAATCATTTATTCCGAAAGGGATAAAAAATACTACCTGTATCCAACGAGCGATGGTTTTTACCGCTGGTCTGGCACATATTTCGAAACCTTTTCCTCTTCCGACCTCATACACTGGCAAAACGAGGGTACCATCCTGGACCTGAAAGCCGACGTGAGCTGGGCGGACCGCAACGCCTGGGCACCGGCCGGCATTGAGAAAGTCGTCGACGGGCGGGACGGAGAAGATAAAAAGTACAAGTATTTCTACTACTTCACCGCGGCGCAGAAGATCGGCGTGGCCGTGGCGGACGACCCCACCGGCCCCTTTACCGATTCCGGCCGCCCCCTGATCGATTTCAAACCGGACGGAGTGACCGGGGGCCAGGAAATCGACCCGGACGTGTTCCTGGACCCCGTCTCGGGGAAATCCTATCTCTACTGGGGCAACGGCTACCTGGCGGTGGCTGAACTCAACGACGATATGGTCTCCATTGCCCGGGATTCCATTCAAGTACTCACTCCGGATGACACCTTCAGGGAGGGCGCCGAGGTGTTCTACCGGAACGGCACCTACTATTTCCTGTGGTCCGAAAATGACACCCGCAGCGAGGACTACCGGGTGCGTTACGCCATGGCCGACTCGCCCACCGGCCCTTTGCGGATTCCCGAAAACAATCTCGTCATCGCCAAGAAGCCTGAACTCGGCATCTACGGAACCGGGCACAACTCCGTTGTCAAAGTCCCGGGCGAAGACCGGTGGCACATCGTCTACCACCGCTTCAACCGCCCGAAGGGCCTCTCCATGGGCGAATCCGCCGGCTATCACCGGGAAGTGTGCATCGACACCCTGGAGTTCAACGACGACGGTACCATCAAACCGGTAATACCGACATTGCAGGGTCTTGCCGGCGGCAGCACTCCAGCAGACGATAAGGGGTAA
- a CDS encoding TIM-barrel domain-containing protein gives MKKKIDLVAAIAAIAVGVASCTTEPPPPASGLDANGHLVSLLQKGDGKFDYRRFPDGVQIRLGDTVKNIIFYGPRTVRVNTNLGENYWQHPSLVVIDQPDPIAFELEDGGTTLKLASEELSIEIDKHSGSLSFSDANGKLYTRESARAPQRIEKVEIADAPSYEVSNTFSLKQDEAIYGFGYIHETEIDRGAQESLLNRRNQELLLVQTNVGSVIPVMMSTENYGVLWDTYSAMKFKDNAEGATLWAESAPGGVDYYFMAGDDMDDVVSAYRDLTGDAPMYPKQAFGLFMSKERYPTQERIVEVARTFREEGFPLDYIVQDWQYWGGGTWGGEWDGNWSGMIWDPERFPEPEAMTSAIHDLNMKLMISIWPSVGNDTPLAAELDSHGLRFEPLHWISKKARIYDAFSEQGREIYFKHVKAGLLDKGVDALWMDGTEVEVGSACWDPGKVAVDIKSLGNNAMGDFSRYLNPYTLMTTMGTYDGQRATSNKRVFTLTRSAWAGAQRTAAASWSGDTHASWDTLRQQISGGASVTITGNPYWTNDIGGFFVPTYPGGEKNPAYRELFTRWFQYGAFNPIMRVHGTDIEREPYIFKELDPAVYDALKQAVELRYRMLPYTYSLSWQVTENDYTLMRALAMDFPKDKGVHNIDDAFMYGPSLLVHPVARPMYHLQDPPAKTIPGAYLRTPDDKPGLAGQYFSGRSFEQPAGKVVDAMLDHTWPGPPLADFPPGLSSLNDFSARWSGSLVAPESGEYEIGLEGDDGFVLYLDGEKVIEDWKGGGRRYHGVKRKLEQGERVQLNIEYYQGEGGRNIRLSWRTPKDIAELERSRPKFDTRVTTYLPAGADWYDYYSGEKIRGGREHTREAPLDIIPLYVRAGSILPTGPLQQYATEKPDAPYDITVYAGADAEFTLYQDDNETYDYERGQYATVALRWDDEKKILNIGERQGSFAGMTEKRELNVRLVSNGRESPPVRKVVYDGSAINVSF, from the coding sequence ATGAAAAAAAAGATTGACCTGGTGGCGGCCATCGCTGCCATTGCAGTCGGGGTCGCGTCATGTACAACGGAACCACCGCCCCCGGCTTCCGGCCTCGACGCAAACGGCCACCTTGTATCCCTGCTGCAGAAAGGTGATGGCAAGTTCGATTACCGGCGTTTTCCCGATGGGGTGCAAATCCGTCTTGGTGATACCGTCAAAAACATCATTTTCTACGGCCCCAGGACAGTCAGGGTAAACACTAACCTGGGGGAAAACTACTGGCAGCACCCGAGCCTGGTGGTCATCGACCAGCCTGATCCCATAGCCTTCGAGCTGGAGGACGGCGGCACCACGCTCAAACTCGCCTCCGAGGAGCTGTCGATAGAGATTGATAAGCACAGCGGCTCGCTGAGTTTCAGCGACGCAAACGGCAAGCTCTACACCCGGGAATCGGCCCGCGCGCCCCAGCGCATCGAAAAGGTCGAGATCGCCGATGCGCCAAGCTACGAAGTGTCTAACACCTTCTCCCTCAAACAGGATGAAGCCATCTACGGATTCGGTTATATCCATGAGACAGAGATCGACCGCGGGGCCCAGGAGTCGCTGTTGAACCGCCGCAACCAGGAGCTGCTGCTGGTTCAAACCAATGTGGGTAGTGTCATCCCCGTGATGATGTCCACGGAGAACTACGGCGTCCTCTGGGATACCTACTCCGCAATGAAGTTCAAGGACAATGCCGAAGGCGCGACCCTGTGGGCCGAGAGCGCACCCGGTGGCGTGGATTACTATTTCATGGCCGGGGACGATATGGACGACGTGGTCTCCGCCTACCGAGACCTGACCGGTGACGCGCCCATGTACCCCAAGCAGGCTTTCGGCCTGTTTATGAGTAAGGAGCGCTATCCGACGCAGGAACGTATTGTGGAAGTTGCCCGTACCTTTCGCGAGGAGGGCTTTCCGCTCGATTACATCGTGCAGGACTGGCAGTACTGGGGCGGCGGCACGTGGGGCGGCGAATGGGATGGCAATTGGAGCGGCATGATCTGGGACCCGGAGCGCTTCCCCGAGCCGGAGGCCATGACCTCGGCGATTCACGACCTCAATATGAAGCTGATGATTTCCATTTGGCCGTCGGTGGGTAACGACACGCCCCTCGCTGCCGAGCTGGACAGCCACGGCCTGCGCTTCGAACCCCTGCACTGGATTTCAAAAAAGGCGCGCATCTACGATGCCTTCAGCGAACAGGGCCGGGAAATCTACTTCAAGCATGTGAAAGCTGGTCTGCTGGACAAGGGTGTCGATGCACTGTGGATGGACGGCACGGAGGTGGAAGTGGGGTCCGCCTGTTGGGACCCCGGCAAAGTGGCGGTGGATATCAAAAGCCTGGGTAACAACGCCATGGGCGATTTCTCCCGCTACTTGAACCCCTACACCCTGATGACCACCATGGGCACTTACGACGGTCAGCGTGCCACCAGCAACAAGCGGGTATTTACCCTGACCCGTTCGGCCTGGGCGGGCGCACAACGCACGGCGGCGGCCTCCTGGTCCGGCGATACGCACGCCAGTTGGGATACGCTTCGTCAACAAATCAGCGGCGGCGCCAGCGTCACGATTACGGGTAACCCCTATTGGACCAACGACATCGGAGGCTTTTTCGTGCCCACCTATCCGGGCGGCGAGAAGAATCCGGCCTACCGCGAATTGTTCACGCGCTGGTTCCAGTATGGTGCCTTCAATCCCATCATGCGTGTGCATGGCACCGACATCGAGCGCGAACCCTACATTTTCAAGGAGCTGGACCCGGCCGTATACGACGCGCTCAAGCAGGCGGTTGAACTGCGTTACCGCATGCTGCCCTACACCTACAGCCTGAGCTGGCAGGTCACGGAAAACGACTACACCCTGATGCGCGCGCTGGCGATGGACTTCCCCAAGGACAAGGGGGTGCACAACATCGACGACGCCTTCATGTACGGTCCCTCCTTGCTGGTACACCCGGTCGCCAGGCCGATGTACCACCTTCAGGACCCGCCCGCCAAGACCATTCCCGGTGCCTACCTGCGCACACCGGACGACAAGCCCGGCCTCGCCGGGCAGTACTTCAGCGGGCGCAGCTTCGAGCAACCGGCCGGCAAGGTGGTGGATGCAATGCTGGATCACACCTGGCCGGGGCCGCCATTGGCCGATTTTCCGCCAGGCCTGTCGAGCCTGAACGACTTTTCCGCGCGCTGGAGCGGCAGCCTGGTCGCGCCGGAAAGCGGCGAGTATGAGATCGGCCTGGAAGGCGATGACGGCTTTGTTCTGTACCTCGATGGTGAAAAGGTCATAGAGGACTGGAAGGGCGGCGGCCGCCGTTACCATGGCGTCAAGCGCAAGCTGGAGCAGGGCGAGCGCGTGCAGCTCAATATCGAGTACTACCAGGGGGAAGGTGGTCGCAATATCCGCTTGTCCTGGAGGACGCCAAAGGATATCGCCGAGCTGGAAAGGAGCCGGCCCAAGTTCGATACCCGCGTCACTACCTACCTGCCCGCCGGCGCCGACTGGTACGACTACTACAGTGGCGAGAAAATCCGCGGTGGCCGGGAGCACACCCGCGAGGCGCCCCTGGACATCATCCCGCTGTATGTGCGCGCCGGCTCCATCCTGCCCACTGGCCCCTTGCAGCAGTACGCCACGGAAAAGCCCGACGCGCCCTACGATATTACCGTTTACGCGGGAGCGGATGCGGAATTTACCCTCTATCAGGATGACAACGAGACTTACGACTACGAGCGCGGCCAGTATGCGACGGTTGCCCTGCGGTGGGACGACGAGAAGAAAATCCTGAATATCGGCGAGCGCCAGGGGAGCTTCGCGGGTATGACCGAAAAGCGCGAACTGAATGTTCGCCTGGTTTCAAACGGACGCGAAAGCCCACCGGTGCGGAAAGTGGTCTATGACGGCTCGGCCATCAACGTGAGTTTTTGA